A genomic segment from Aegilops tauschii subsp. strangulata cultivar AL8/78 chromosome 1, Aet v6.0, whole genome shotgun sequence encodes:
- the LOC109732745 gene encoding histone H3.2, giving the protein MARTKQTARKSTGGKAPRKQLATKAARKSAPATGGVKKPHRFRPGTVALREIRKYQKSTELLIRKLPFQRLVREIAQDFKTDLRFQSSAVSALQEAAEAYLVGLFEDTNLCAIHAKRVTIMPKDIQLARRIRGERA; this is encoded by the coding sequence ATGGCCCGCACCAAGCAGACGGCGAGGAAGTCCACCGGCGGCAAGGCGCCGAGGAAGCAGCTGGCCACCAAGGCCGCCCGCAAGTCCGCCCCGGCCACCGGCGGGGTGAAGAAGCCCCACCGCTTCCGCCCCGGCACCGTCGCGCTCCGGGAGATCCGCAAGTACCAGAAGAGCACCGAGCTGCTCATCCGCAAGCTCCCCTTCCAGCGCCTCGTGAGGGAGATCGCCCAGGACTTCAAGACCGACCTCCGCTTCCAGTCCTCCGCCGTCTCCGCCCTGCAGGAGGCCGCCGAGGCCTACCTGGTGGGGCTGTTCGAGGACACCAACCTCTGCGCCATCCACGCCAAGCGCGTCACCATCATGCCCAAGGACATCCAGCTCGCCCGCCGCATCCGTGGCGAGAGGGCCTAA